In Flavobacterium hankyongi, the genomic window TCAGCAAACTGAATCCAAAATTCACGTTTTATTCTCTGACTTTCTTCTTTGCTATACATGAGTTTGTAAAGGATATAATTGTTAAATTAAAAAATATAAGTTATCTTTATGAAAGTGTTGACTGAAAATCAATAGGATAACTATTGTTAAAAAGTATCAAAAAAATGGACTTTTCTGAGTTTTTAAAATATGTCCCAAAAATAACAAAAGAAACGCTACCTGCGACCGATGCACATGCAAAAATGGTTCCGCCGGAGAGAATCGATTTTTTGAAAGCTAACAACTTTTCGAGTTTAGTACCCAAAAAAGCAGCTGTTTTAATGCTTTTGTACCCTAAAAACGAAATAACACATTTGGCTTTGATAGTGAGAAATTCATATCCTGGTATTCACGCCTCTCAAATAGCATTTCCTGGTGGTAAAGTAGAACTTTATGATGCCGATTTGTCTCAAACAGCTTTAAGAGAAACCCATGAAGAAATTGGCGTTGAGAAAGAAAAAGTAAATGTAATTAGAGCTTTTAGTGAAGTTTATATTCCGCCAAGCAATTATTTGGTATCTCCATTTTTAGGTTTTTCTAATATAGAATTGTCTTTTGATCCAAATCCTGAGGAAGTTTCAGATATAATAGAGTTACCTCTTGCAATGTTTTTAGATGAAAGTATAGTTGTAAATGTAAATATGTCAACATCTTATGCTGTAAATATTAGTGTTCCAGCCTTTCAAATTGAGGAACATTTGGTTTGGGGAGCAACAGCAATGATGATGAGTGAACTTAAAGAAATGTTCAAAAAGATATTATAGTGCAATACTTTTTGTAATTTTGCAGCTTATTTTTTAAAAATATGGGATTATTTAAGAGAAATCCTTTTGGGCATATACTTTTTTTAAAGCGGTTAATAATAATGGTTTTTGGTGCCTTTACGCATCGTAGATATCGTGGTTTTAATCAACTTCAGATTGACGGTTCAGAAATTATTCGAACTTTACCAGATAGAAATGTTTTATTTATTTCTAATCATCAAACTTATTTTGCTGATGTTGTAGCAATGTTTCATGTTTTTAATGCCAGTTTAAAAGGTAGAGAAGATAATATTAGAAACATTGGTTATCTATGGAAACCAAAATTGAATATGTACTATATTGGTGCAAAAGAGACTTTACAGGCAAATCTTTTAACTAAAATAATGGCTTATGTTGGCGCAATTTCAGTAGAAAGAACTTGGAGGGCAGATGGGAAAGATCTTGAAAAGCATGAACAAAAAAAAGTTAATTTAAGTGATTTTAAAAATATTCAGATAGCCCTTGAAGATGGTTGGGTAATTACGTTTCCTCAAGGTACAACAAAATCTTTTAGACCAGTAAGAAGAGGAACGGCTCATATTATAAAACATTACAAACCAGTTGTTGTTCCTATTGTAATAGATGGTTTTAGAAGGTCTTTTGATAAAAAAGGATTACGCTTAAAGAAAAAAGGAATCTTACAATCATTCATAATAAAAGAACCTTTAGAAATAGATTATGAAAATGACACGGTGGATCAAATTGTAGAAAAAATAGAATATGCAATAGAACAGCATCCATCTTTCTTGAAAGTACTTTCAGTTGAAGAAGTCGAAGAGCAAAAAGAATTAGACAGACTTCGCCGATGGCATATAGATTTATAAAAAAAGTCCCAAACTTGGGACTTTTTTTATAAATCTATTTTCTTTAATTCGTTATAGTTCTTATATAATTTCTTAAGCAGAATACCATAAAGTAATCTGTAGAATAGCCAAAAAACACCAACTAATACAACTATTGCGACTAAGCAAATAACAATTGCAATATAAAATACACTGTCATTGTGTTCTGTAAGTTTTATCAAATTAGGGTCTGTATTGAAAGCCAAGATAAATCCTAAAATAGTACCAACAATAATCATTGCAAGATTGTACCATATGTAATAATTGACAGTTTTTCGTGTATTTAAAATACTCTTCATCAAGTGTTTTGTTGAAGAAACCACACAGATGTTTTTGTAATTTTTATAAAATATATAAATAAATGCTGCTATTACTGCATAATTTATGACTGTAAATACATTGAAGAAATCAACTAAAAAACTAGAGTTTAGCTTTCTAAAGTATTCTTCAGAATCAAAAAGAAGACCAACAAAAAACCAAAGAGCAACTTCTAAAACGCTTATTATTAAAATAAGTTTTACAATTGATGACGATTTTTTGTGTAACATGCCATAGATTTCATTTTCAGAAATCTCTGGGAAATTTTGATTCTTTTTCCAGTCTTTTTTTAATAAATCCAACTCTTCCATTTATGCCTTTATCTTTACGGATTAATAATTTGTTTTAGTTTAGTTTTTATTCTGTTCATTTTTACACGAGCATTGACTTCGGTAATACCTAGTGTCTCTGCTATTTCTGTGTAATCTTTGTCTTCTAGATACATAAAAACTAATGCTTTTTCAATGTCATTTAATTGATGAACAGCTTTATAAAGCAATTTTATATGTTCCTCTTCTTCATAATTATATTCTTCTTGGGAAATAAAATGCCTGCCAGTTTCAAACTCAATAGTGTTGACTTTTTTTGTCGATTTACGATATAACGTAATAGCAGTATTAAGAGCTACTCTATAGGCCCAAGTAGAAAATTTACTTTCACCTCTAAATTTTGGATAAGCTTTCCATAGCTGAATGGTAATTTCTTGAAATAAGTCATTGTGTTCTTCTTCACCATGTGTATAAAGCCGACAAATCTTGTGAATTATATTCTGATTTTCTTTTAGTTGACTAACAAATGACTTTTCTAGTTCATTACTCATGTGTAATAAGTAGTAGAATTATATATTTTGTTACAAATATAATTGAATAGAATAGGTAAAAATTTTATCTTTAATTTATAAATATTCAATCATTTCAAGAGAATGAACATACCTCAGTCTGATAAAAAAAGAGTCATCATAATTGGTGGCGGTTTTGCAGGAATTGCATTGGCAAAAAAACTTAAAAATAAAAACCTACAAGTCGTTTTACTCGATAAACACAATTATCATACTTTTCAACCATTATTGTACCAAGTTGCAACTGGAGGGCTAGAAGCTGGTTCTATTGCTTATCCAATTAGAAAGGTAATTCAAGGTTGTAAAGATTTTTATTTTAGATTGACTTCAGTAAAAGAAATTGACACTCAATCTCAAAAAGTAATATCCGAAATTGGGGATTTGTATTACGATTATTTAGTAATCGCGACTGGTTCAAAAACCAATTATTTTGGTAATAAGGAAATAGAGCGAAACTCTATGTCAATGAAAACCATACCACAAGCTTTGAATATTCGAAGCTTAATTTTAGAAAACTTTGAACAGGCAGTTTTAACAAAAAATCAAGCGGATAGAGAAGCATTAATCAATTTTGTATTGGTAGGAGGTGGACCAACAGGAGTTGAGCTTGCTGGAGCTCTTGCCGAGATGAAAAAAGCGATTCTGCAAAAAGATTATCCTGATTTGGATATTCAAAAAATGCAAATCAACCTTATTCAAAGTGGCGACCGAATTTTAAATACTATGAGTGTTGATTCTTCTAATGCGTCTGAAGCGTTTTTAGAAGGGTTAGGAGTGAAAATTTGGAAGAATGTAAGAGTAACAAACTATGACGGAAGAATAATATCTACCAATTCAGATTTGACTTTCGACTCTGCTACAGTAATTTGGACGGCAGGAGTACAAGGAGCAGCAGTATCTGGGCTTGATGCAAATTCATTAGTTGAAAGAGTTGAAAGAATTAAGGTGAATCAGTTTAATCAGGTAAAAGGATATAATAATATTTTCGCAATTGGAGATATCGCTTCTATGGAATCAGAATTATATCCTCAAGGACATCCTATGATGGCCCAACCAGCCATTCAACAAGGTGAATTGTTAGGTGATAACTTGATTAAATTTACTCAAAATCAATCTATGGAACCATTTGAGTATAATGATAAAGGTTCAATGGCAACTATTGGAAGAAATAAAGCTGTTGTCGATTTGCCTAAGTATCATTTTAAAGGGGTTTTTGCATGGTTTGTTTGGATGTTTGTGCATCTTTTTTCATTGATTGGTTTTAAAAATAAAGCAGTCGTTTTTCTAAACTGGGTTTACAATTATATTCGTTTTGATAGAGAAGGAAGATTAATTATAAGACCTTATAAAAAGAGAAGTTTTACGACATTCACAAGTGATGAGGTTTGATTATAATTCTTTAGTTTTATAATAATTAATCAATATATCAACAAATTTACTGTAACTCTGCAATCCGTCTTTTTGTTGATTAAGTTTTAGGAAATTATCGTAAAAAGCTTCAAAAAAAGTATTTACGAATGTTTCATGTGCTTTATGAAAAGCTTCACTTTCTTTATAGTTTTCAAAAATTCCAGGATGAACAGTTTTCTTTAAATCATCATATAACTTTTCGTTTTTAAAGCCAATGTTATTTAAACAATATCGCAATGCGAAAGTGTATCCAGCGTATTTAAAGTATAAGTTATCATTTTTTGTAGCTGACATAAAGCCAATAAAATTACACTCACTTTCGCTTCCAAAACCTATTTGATGCGCCATTTCATGACATAAAGTAGCTGGAAAAGCATACATTGGGATTTCACTGTTTACTTGCGCTTCATTTGTAAACGGATTTAAATATCCTCCAAAACCCATGTAAGAAAGGAAATAACTTATCAGCGATTTTTTCTGACTTGGAATTTCATATTTGAAATACGAATATTCATCAGACAAATTTTTGTAACCTATTAGAGCAGTTTTAAAAACATCATCTTTTGCAAATGGACTTTCAACTTTTTTAGTTGAGTCTTTTGTTATCTGAAGGTGAACTTCGTTAGTTTTTGCAATTAATTTTTTGGTAAATGTTATTAATTGCTCATCAGTATAATCTGTCTTTATGTTTAGCTTTTGATAGAGTGGTACTCTGTAATAATTCAACGCCCACAATAAATTAAAAAAGAAATAAAAAACAGATATAAAGTTTAATGCAGCAATTGTTTTTTGTTTCCAGTTTTCTTTTCTGTGTTTATAAAACCAAATGATAATCCAAATAATGACTAAAGTGTAGATTATATCTCCAAATGAAAAAGGAATCCAACCAAAAAGAGTTCTTGAAAAATGTGAAATGTAAATGTATAACCCGTTGGTGTAGCATTTTTCAATAAATTCTGGAAAGAAGGTAAGTATTTTCAATCCAATGAATTGAATCAATAAAAAAAACGATAAATAGTATTTTCGGCTCACAAAAAATTAAATTATGCGTAAATATATGCAATATGAATTAGTCAAAAAAGAATTTAAACTTTGTAACTTTGACACTTTCAATAATCAAACTACTTAAAATGAGTCAAGAAATAAGAAATTTGGAACCAAAAGCACTGTGGAACAAATTTGCCGATTTAAATGAAGTGCCTCGCCCTTCAAAAAAAGAAGAGCGTGTAATCGAGTTCATGAAAAAATTTGGAGAGAGTTTAGGCTTAGAAACATTCGAAGACGAAATAAGAAATGTAATTATTCGTAAGCCAGCTACTCCAGGTATGGAAAATCGTAAAACCATTGTAATGCAAGGGCATTTAGATATGGTTCACCAAAAAAATAACGATACAGTTTTCGATTTTGATAAGCAAGGAATCGATATGTATGTTGATGGTGATTGGGTTCGTGCCAAAGGAACTACATTAGGTGCGGATAACGGTTTAGGAGTTGCTGCAATCATGGCTATTTTAGAAAGTAAAGATATTCCACATCCAGCAATCGATGCATTGTTTACAATTGATGAAGAAACAGGAATGACTGGTGCTTTAAACCTAAAAGGCGGAATTTTAAAAGGCGAGATTCTTTTAAATTTAGATACAGAAGAAGATGATGAAATTGATATTGGATGTGCAGGTGGTGTAGATGTAACAGCTACTCGCGAGTATAATGAAGAAGAAACTCCAGAAGGATCTGTAGGATACACAATTACTGTAAAAGGATTAAACGGAGGACATTCAGGAATGGACATTCATAAAGGATTAGGTAATGCTAATAAAATTATGAATCGTTTATTGTTTGATGGTTTTGAAAATTTTGGTTTGCAAATTTCAGAAATATCTGGCGGTAGTTTACGTAATGCTATTCCTCGTGAGAGTGTTGCAAAAGTAATTATTGCAGGAATGTATGATGAAGCTTTTGTTTTTGATATGCAGGAAGTAATCAATGATATTAAAGCTGAGTTTAAAACCACTGAGCCAAAATTAGAAATCCTTATAGAAAAAGCTGATTTACCTCAAAAGGTTATGGATCTTGGCGTTCAGGAAGGGCTTTTACGTTCTATTTATGCTGCTCACAATGGTGTATATAGAATGAGTGCTGATATGGAGGATTTAGTAGAAACTTCAAATAACATTGCTAGAGTAGTGGTGAAGGACGGGGAAATTTCTATTCAAAACCTAACTCGTTCTTCTGTAGAATCGTCTAAGTTTGATTTGGCAAATGCATTGCGTTCAGCGTATGAATTATTTGGATGCGAAGTTACTTTTGCTGGTTCATATCCAGGTTGGACACCAAATGTAAAATCAGAGATTTTAGATGTTTTGGTTAATATTTACGAAAAACAAAATAATGAAAAGCCAAAAGTTGTTGCTTGTCACGCTGGTTTAGAGTGTGGTATTTTAGGAACAAATTATCCAGGAATGGATATGATTTCTTTTGGTCCAACAATCCATGGAGCACATAGCCCAGATGAAAGAGCATCGATTAAATCATCTCAAAAATTCTGGAAATTTCTTTTAGAGATATTGGAAAATATACCTGCTAAAAATTAAATACTATCGATTTAAAATAATTAGAAAACCTGCTTAATTTTAAGCAGGTTTTTTTGTAATAAAATGGTTGGCTTTATATAATTTTATAGGATTTTAAGTTATAACAAAAACCATATACTTTATGAAGAAGTTACTTTTTTCAATAATCATTTTATTCCTTTTTTTGTCATGTTCTAATAAAGTAGAAAAGGTTGAGAGAGCCTTTTATTATTGGAAAAGTAACGAATGGAGTTTGTCAGATAAAGAAGATTCTATAATTAATAATGTAAAGGTTAATAAATTTTATGTTAAGTTTTTTGAAGTAGAACATAGTGATGCCATGGGGAATTATCCTGTTGCAAAAACAGATATCAATTTTTACAGACATGATAGCATGCAAATCGTGCCAACGGTATATCTCCGAAATTCAGTTTTTATAAAAGCCAGTAAAGGAAGTCTTGATACACTTGCTGATAATGTGAATTTTTTAATTGATAAGTACTGTAAAGAAAAATTTCAAAGACAACAATCAGTAAAAGAATTTCAGATGGATTGTGATTGGACTCAAAAATCTAGAGACAATTATTTTTATTTTCTGAAAAAATTAAAAAATATTTCAAAGAAAGAGATTAGTTGTACATTACGTCTATACCCCTATAAATACCCTGAAAAAATGGGTATCCCTCCAGTTGATAAGGCTACTTTAATGTGTTATAACTTAATAAATCCTTTGGAGAATCATGATAAAAATTCAATTTTAGATATTGATGAACTTAAAAGTTATCTCAATACAAATAATAAATATCCATTGCATTTAGATGTTGCATTACCTGTTTATTCTTGGATGCAAGTGTATCAAAACAATCAATTTTCAAATGTTATTTATACAAATAACAAAACTGTCAGGAAAATTCTAAAACCTATAAAACCTCTTTGGTTTGAAGTTTTGAGAGACACTGTTGTTGAAGAAACCTATCTAAGAATTGGTGATAAAATAAAGTATGAAGAAATGGATGCTGATAAAATTAAAAAGGCCATTAATGTCATTAAGAATAATGCCAATTTAAGGAAAGAAGTTACAGTAACGTTATTTCATTTTGATGTACAACAATTAACCAATTATTCTAATGAAGAACTTTCTAGTTTTTATACTGATTTTAGTAAGTAAATCTCTTTTTGCTTGTGGATTTTATCCCTTTGGAGAGGAATTACGTTTTTCATTTTTCCGACTTGCTGAGTCAAGATATTATTCTTATGCTGAGTTTAATTATTCTGCGAATACTTTTGAACCTAGAGCTGTTTATAAGGATAATGAAGTTCTTCCTAATGAAAAATTATGGTTGAATTATTGTCAAAATCAAGTTCCAATTTCTGATATACGATTGGTTTTAAATGAATTAAGTTCATATGATATTAACCCTAGTAATAAGAATAAATTACTTCAATATTTATATAAAATAAAGGATTATGAAGCCCTAAATTATTTAAAGTTCGCAAAAGAATGTGAGTTTTTTAACTCTTGGATGGATGATCCTTGGGAACGTAATGAAGGAATGGTTTTGCCCAAAAGAGGAAAACTTTTAAGTGAAGCTATTAAATTATCTAAACAGTCTAAAAGGGATGAGTTAAGATTTCGTTATGCCTTTTTAGCAATTCGATTGGCATTTTATAATCAGGATCTTAAAACAGTAAGAAATATTTATGATTCTGTTTTTAAAAATGATAAGCAGCAAAATATAATTGACTATTGGAGTTTGTATTTTCGTTCATTAGCTGAAACCGATAAGGCTTTGGCTAATTTTTATGCTGCTCAAGTATTTGTAAATGCCCCTGATAAAAGGTTTATGATTGCGCAAGGTTTTGATTCAAAAGTTCCATTGGAATCTGTTTTAAAATATGCTAAAACAAATAAAGAAAAGGCAAATATTTATCTTTTAGCTGGGATTAAGAAACATGATAAAACCATTGAATACTTAGAAAAAGTTTATCAGTATGATTCAAATTTTGATGGATTAAATTTCTTGTTGTTACGAGAAATAAACAAAATAGAAGACTGGGTTTTCACTCCATATTATTCTTTGTTTAGCCCTTCTATAGAAACTAATAGTTGGAATAGTGATGAGATTTCTATACAAAATATCCTTAGAAGAGTGGAAAAGGATAGAACTTATGCTCTTAAAGTGTTACAGTTTGTAAATAAAGTTGATTTGAATAAAATAAATGACTCTCAATTTTGGAAAACCTGTAAAGCATATCTTTTGTTTGTTACCAAAGACTATTCTGAAAGTCTTGCATTGATAGGAGAATTGGAAAATTCAATAAAAAAATCGGATTTATTGTTTAACCAACTTGAAATGTTAAAAGCTTTGGCTACTGTTGCCAATCAGAAAAATGGAGAAGCTTTTATTTCTCCTGAAATACAGTTAATTATATTGAAAAACAAAGGTTTTAACAAATTCATTTTTGCAATTGGTAGGGAATTAGAATATAAAGGAAATACTACTGATGCAGCACTCTTGTACTCAAAAATGCATGATAATGAGGTGACTGAAGGGCATGATTATTATGAAGTTGCCTATTGGAAAACTATTAAAAACAAAGGGGACACTTATTCAGATTTTTATTCTGATTGTTTCGATTATATAAATGTAATGTATACACCACAACAAGTTGAACAACTTATTAAGGATGTTCGTTTTAATGCTACAAAAAAAGATGAGTTTTCACAATGGAAATATAGTTTTCTTAAAAAGCAGCTTCCAGAATTGTATGATTTAGTAGGTACAAAATACATTCGTCAAAATAAACTTTCGAAAGCGTTGTTAAATTTTAAAAAAGTGAATATTTCTTTTTGGAATGAACGTTATTCTGCTTGGGAGCGTAACAATTATAATTGGGATGGCAGTAATGTGTTTGATAAAAATCCTTTTTATGAATTAAAATATACACCATCATTCATTCCTATTAAAGATACTATACATCTCACAAAGACTTCGATTACAAGTCAGTTAATAAAGTATATAGACTTGGCTAATGATAAAAAAGAAAAAGACAGGGATTATTATTATTTTCTAGTTGCAAACTGTTATTATAATATGACTCAACATGGTAACGCATGGATGATGAGAAGATATTTGTGGAGTAGTGATGGTAATCATTCTATACTTGAAGATGAGTCTGAATATTTTCAATGTAATCTAGCCAAAAAATATTATACACTCGCAAAAATTAATGCTAAAACAGAAAAGTTTAAGGCTTTATGTATGCGTATGATTGCACGTTGTGAACGAAACAGACTTGAATATTTATATCCTTACACTTATGATAGTAAAATAGCGGATTATGGAGCTTACATTTTAAGCAAAAACAAATATTATTCAGATTTGAAGAATGATTATAGTGCTGATTATATAAAACTGACCAGTGATTGTTCTTATTTTGAAGATTATTTTAGAGGAAGAAGATAAAATTTCGGTGATGAGTTTTTAACTTTTTTTGCGGAAAAACCGTAATGGGTTCTTAGTGGTTTAATTAATTTTATATAAGAAAATATTTACAATTAAAAAACCAAGAAACTATGATTAAGAATCTTTCAAATCTGTCAGGAGCTCAAGAATTAAGCAAGACAGAGCAAAAAAAAATTGTGGGAGCAGCAATCAGAAGATGCTGTGAATATGATTACAACGCAAATGGTGTATTAGTATGCACTCTTTGGGTAAGTGGAACACAACAATGTCCATAATTTAAGTTACGGTTCTTTATATTTTAAAGAGAGTTTATGTATGAAATAAAAATCCTTTCTTACGTAAGAAGGGATTTTTTGTTGCCTAATTCCAATTGATTGGAAAAATAGGCTTTTTAAAACAAATGAAATATTTTTTAGTTTTCGGTTTTGTGAGATGTTGTAATTCAAATAATTCAAATTCATCAATCATGATTAAGAAATTGCTTTGCAATGTAGGAATTGGAATTTTTTTGGAATAAATAGAATTTGAATATTCTTTTTCCCAATAATTACTATCAATTCTAATAAGAAATTTATGTAATGTAATTAGCTCATTGTGATTTAAACTAAAACACAAATTCTTATAAGTAAGCTGATACTTTTTACATCCTTTTAAAAAGACCAACATTCCTTGGTTTGATTCGTTTATTATTGAATAATTGCAACACATATTTATTTCTTTTTATTTCTTCGTCCCCACCATACTAAGAAGCCTGTTATTGGTAATGAAGCACAAATTAGACTCAACACAAAGGCTAAGATTTTTCCAGGTAACCCCCAAATAGCCCCTATATGAGTATCATAATTTGCAGCTATAGCTTTTTCACCCATATTTTTCTCCTTGTGATCATGAACGAGTAATAGTTCACCAGAATTTTCATCAAAAATTAAACTATGGTTTACATGGTATGAATAGGATAATTGTTTTATAAAAACTGAATAATTTGGATGTTCGTGATCATCAATGTGTTTATGACCAAAATCAAGTGAATATCCATAAGCAGTTGGGTAGAGTTCTTCTACTTTTTTTCCAATTTTGTCTAATGTAGTCTCAGTTTTTAATTCAATAGGTGCTTTAGTAGTTATATTTGAAAAATCAGGAAATACTGTACTTCCTCCAGAAAAGATGAAATAAATTCCAGCTTGGATAAAAAAGAAAGAATAAAATAAACCCGTAATGGCAACTATTAGAGCCAAAAAAGAAGCATAAAACCCTAAAATATTATGCAAGTCGTAGTTTTTGCGTTTCCAATTTTTAACATTTTCCCAATTGAACCAAAATCTCTGTTTTCTTGCCGCTTTGTTTTTTGGCCACCAAAGAATAATTCCGGAGATAAGCATGAAAACAAAAATCAATGTTGGAATTCCACAAATATAGGCTCCCCATTCGGTTTTTAGTAAAAAACTATAATGTATTGATTTGACTATATTGAAAAAGTCAAGAGTTTCATCATATTCACCAAGAACTTTTCCTGTGAAAGGATTCACATAAACCGATTTGTAAATTACATATTCGTCAAAGTAATTCCATGCTTTGGGATTGTGTTCATAGTAGTAAAAAATATAACTTAAATTTTTATCAATAGGAACATTTACCCAATGAACAGGGTATTTTTCTTTAGTATATTCGTTTACTTTTTTCTCTAAAACTTTTAGCGGTAAAACAGATTTAGTTTGAATATTTTTCTCTTCATGATAAATAACATCTTCACGTAAATAATTAGTAATTTCTGCTTGAAAAGCATAAAGTGCTCCAGTTAGAGAAATGATAAATACAAATACACCAATGGTTAATCCAAACCACAAATGGAGCTTGCCTATTTTTTTCTTTATTGATTTTTTTTTCATGTAATAAGGTAAAAAACCCCTCAAATGAATGAGGAGTTATTCAAACAAAAAAAGTATAAACAAATGAACTCTGCTTAAAATTTATACGTTAATCCTGCTGCAATATTTCTTAGCTTTTGAGGAGTAACTGTTGACCAACCTGAATAATATTTTTCATTGAACATATTATTTAGTTTAAGAGATAAGCCAAATTTATTTGTGTTATATGAAATTGTGGAATTTAAAATGCTATAATCAGGTAATTCAAAGGTTCCAATATTTGATCTGTTTAATGTTCTGTATTCACTAGCATAGTTTCCACCCAGACCAATACCAAGACCTTTTAGTTTGCCATTTCGAAGAGTATAATTAATCCATAAGTTAACTAATGTTTCTGGTCCTGCCTCTTCAGGGCGTAATCCTAAATAACCATTGTCTGGAATATCTTTTGTCACTTCACTCTTATTATTACTGAATCCCGCTACAATGTTTACTCCTTCTATTGGATTAGCAATTAAGCTAAATTCAAAACCTTTACTTTCAACTTCACCACCTTGTACAAATGTGAACGTGTTGTAAGTCATTACTTTGTTTTTTACATTGATGTTGTAATAACTTGCAGTAGCAGATATTTTATCACTAAATAAGTTTACTTTTACACCAAATTCATATTGGTTTGCTTGCTCAGGATCAAAAGTTTGCATGCCCAGAAAATTAGTTCCATCTATTTTTTCTTGAGGGGCTATATTGATAAAACCATTCATGTAATTTCCAAAAATTGATACTTTATCTTTTATAGGTTGGTATAGAATTCCAAATTTAGGAGATAGCGCTGTTTGACCTTTGTTTTCTTCAGAATATGTGTTTGTTGCTCCTTTGAAATGGTCAATACGTAAACTTGCCATAGCAGACAATTCAGGCAAAA contains:
- a CDS encoding DUF6686 family protein — encoded protein: MCCNYSIINESNQGMLVFLKGCKKYQLTYKNLCFSLNHNELITLHKFLIRIDSNYWEKEYSNSIYSKKIPIPTLQSNFLIMIDEFELFELQHLTKPKTKKYFICFKKPIFPINWN
- a CDS encoding NUDIX hydrolase, with amino-acid sequence MDFSEFLKYVPKITKETLPATDAHAKMVPPERIDFLKANNFSSLVPKKAAVLMLLYPKNEITHLALIVRNSYPGIHASQIAFPGGKVELYDADLSQTALRETHEEIGVEKEKVNVIRAFSEVYIPPSNYLVSPFLGFSNIELSFDPNPEEVSDIIELPLAMFLDESIVVNVNMSTSYAVNISVPAFQIEEHLVWGATAMMMSELKEMFKKIL
- a CDS encoding DUF3810 domain-containing protein; its protein translation is MKILTFFPEFIEKCYTNGLYIYISHFSRTLFGWIPFSFGDIIYTLVIIWIIIWFYKHRKENWKQKTIAALNFISVFYFFFNLLWALNYYRVPLYQKLNIKTDYTDEQLITFTKKLIAKTNEVHLQITKDSTKKVESPFAKDDVFKTALIGYKNLSDEYSYFKYEIPSQKKSLISYFLSYMGFGGYLNPFTNEAQVNSEIPMYAFPATLCHEMAHQIGFGSESECNFIGFMSATKNDNLYFKYAGYTFALRYCLNNIGFKNEKLYDDLKKTVHPGIFENYKESEAFHKAHETFVNTFFEAFYDNFLKLNQQKDGLQSYSKFVDILINYYKTKEL
- a CDS encoding RNA polymerase sigma factor — translated: MSNELEKSFVSQLKENQNIIHKICRLYTHGEEEHNDLFQEITIQLWKAYPKFRGESKFSTWAYRVALNTAITLYRKSTKKVNTIEFETGRHFISQEEYNYEEEEHIKLLYKAVHQLNDIEKALVFMYLEDKDYTEIAETLGITEVNARVKMNRIKTKLKQIINP
- a CDS encoding NAD(P)/FAD-dependent oxidoreductase, producing the protein MNIPQSDKKRVIIIGGGFAGIALAKKLKNKNLQVVLLDKHNYHTFQPLLYQVATGGLEAGSIAYPIRKVIQGCKDFYFRLTSVKEIDTQSQKVISEIGDLYYDYLVIATGSKTNYFGNKEIERNSMSMKTIPQALNIRSLILENFEQAVLTKNQADREALINFVLVGGGPTGVELAGALAEMKKAILQKDYPDLDIQKMQINLIQSGDRILNTMSVDSSNASEAFLEGLGVKIWKNVRVTNYDGRIISTNSDLTFDSATVIWTAGVQGAAVSGLDANSLVERVERIKVNQFNQVKGYNNIFAIGDIASMESELYPQGHPMMAQPAIQQGELLGDNLIKFTQNQSMEPFEYNDKGSMATIGRNKAVVDLPKYHFKGVFAWFVWMFVHLFSLIGFKNKAVVFLNWVYNYIRFDREGRLIIRPYKKRSFTTFTSDEV
- a CDS encoding lysophospholipid acyltransferase family protein encodes the protein MGLFKRNPFGHILFLKRLIIMVFGAFTHRRYRGFNQLQIDGSEIIRTLPDRNVLFISNHQTYFADVVAMFHVFNASLKGREDNIRNIGYLWKPKLNMYYIGAKETLQANLLTKIMAYVGAISVERTWRADGKDLEKHEQKKVNLSDFKNIQIALEDGWVITFPQGTTKSFRPVRRGTAHIIKHYKPVVVPIVIDGFRRSFDKKGLRLKKKGILQSFIIKEPLEIDYENDTVDQIVEKIEYAIEQHPSFLKVLSVEEVEEQKELDRLRRWHIDL
- a CDS encoding aminoacyl-histidine dipeptidase, whose protein sequence is MSQEIRNLEPKALWNKFADLNEVPRPSKKEERVIEFMKKFGESLGLETFEDEIRNVIIRKPATPGMENRKTIVMQGHLDMVHQKNNDTVFDFDKQGIDMYVDGDWVRAKGTTLGADNGLGVAAIMAILESKDIPHPAIDALFTIDEETGMTGALNLKGGILKGEILLNLDTEEDDEIDIGCAGGVDVTATREYNEEETPEGSVGYTITVKGLNGGHSGMDIHKGLGNANKIMNRLLFDGFENFGLQISEISGGSLRNAIPRESVAKVIIAGMYDEAFVFDMQEVINDIKAEFKTTEPKLEILIEKADLPQKVMDLGVQEGLLRSIYAAHNGVYRMSADMEDLVETSNNIARVVVKDGEISIQNLTRSSVESSKFDLANALRSAYELFGCEVTFAGSYPGWTPNVKSEILDVLVNIYEKQNNEKPKVVACHAGLECGILGTNYPGMDMISFGPTIHGAHSPDERASIKSSQKFWKFLLEILENIPAKN
- a CDS encoding PepSY-associated TM helix domain-containing protein; this translates as MKKKSIKKKIGKLHLWFGLTIGVFVFIISLTGALYAFQAEITNYLREDVIYHEEKNIQTKSVLPLKVLEKKVNEYTKEKYPVHWVNVPIDKNLSYIFYYYEHNPKAWNYFDEYVIYKSVYVNPFTGKVLGEYDETLDFFNIVKSIHYSFLLKTEWGAYICGIPTLIFVFMLISGIILWWPKNKAARKQRFWFNWENVKNWKRKNYDLHNILGFYASFLALIVAITGLFYSFFFIQAGIYFIFSGGSTVFPDFSNITTKAPIELKTETTLDKIGKKVEELYPTAYGYSLDFGHKHIDDHEHPNYSVFIKQLSYSYHVNHSLIFDENSGELLLVHDHKEKNMGEKAIAANYDTHIGAIWGLPGKILAFVLSLICASLPITGFLVWWGRRNKKK